A genomic window from Strix uralensis isolate ZFMK-TIS-50842 chromosome 20, bStrUra1, whole genome shotgun sequence includes:
- the SLC13A5 gene encoding Na(+)/citrate cotransporter, with amino-acid sequence MAPACLRPLLRYRSFAILFLTPLLLLPLPVAVPTREAKCAYIIIIMAVYWCTEVIPLAVTSLMPVVFFPLLGVQSSKSVCLQYLNDTNMLFVGGLIVAISVEQWNLHKRIALRVLLILGVKPALLMLGFMIVTAFLSMWISNTATTAMMVPIVQAVLDQMDNTEYDVTMMEQATGQTNTVIELEEKNASDPTSVHVISNGQVPDDPRSSEEKKMRKRVCKGMTLCVCYAASIGGTATLTGTGPNMVLKGQMNQLYPNNNDIVNFASWFGFAFPNMILMLVLAWLWLQCSFMGLNFKKSWGCGTERTAKEKAAYNVLKAEMKKLGPISYAEFNVLLMFVLLVLLWFSRHPGFVKGWAARLFPEGEKYITDSAPAVFIALLLFILPANKPKFIGWNPSMSDPEQAEEDIKKPFLSAPLLDWNVVQRKMPWSIVLLLGGGFALADASANSGLSAWLGHQMTPLGSIPPWAIATVLSLIIAVFTECTSNVATATLFLPVFSSMAASVKIHPLYVMLPGTLSASFAFMLPVATPPNAIVFSYGHIRVLDMVRSGIVMNIIGVFCVTLAINTWGRPMFELDTFPAWANSTANQ; translated from the exons ATGGCCCCGGCGTGCTTGCGGCCCCTCCTGAGGTACCGGTCCTTCGCCATCCTCTTCCTcacgccgctgctgctgctgccgctgccggtCGCTGTGCCGACGCGG GAGGCCAAATGTGCctatatcatcatcatcatggcGGTGTACTGGTGCACTGAAGTGATCCCACTGGCTGTTACTTCCCTCATGCCTGTGgtatttttccctctgcttgGAGTTCAGAGCTCTAAATCA gtGTGCTTGCAGTACCTAAATGACACAAACATGCTCTTTGTTGGAGGGCTGATTGTTGCAATTTCTGTTGAACAGTGGAATCTTCACAAAAGGATTGCGCTGAGGGTCCTGCTGATTCTTGGGGTGAAACCTGCACT cCTCATGCTGGGATTTATGATAGTCACTGCCTTCCTGTCCATGTGGATAAGTAACACAGCCACCACTGCCATGATGGTTCCCATTGTCCAGGCTGTCCTGGATCAAATGGACAACACAGAGTATGATGTGACCATGATGGAACAAGCAACTGGGCAAACAAACACAGTGATTGAGCTGGAGGAGAAGAATGCGTCGGATCCCACTTCAGTGCATG TCATAAGCAATGGACAAGTCCCTGATGACCCCAGATcttctgaggaaaagaaaatgaggaagcGTGTGTGTAAGGGAATGACACTTTGTGTGTGCTATGCTGCCAGCATTGGAGGAACTGCAACACTCACTGGGACGGGACCAAACATGGTATTGAAAGGCCAGATGAATCA gttATACCCCAACAATAATGATATAGTGAATTTTGCTTCCTGGTTTGGGTTTGCATTTCCAAACATGATTCTGATGTTGGTACTAGCTTGGCTTTGGTTACAGTGCTCCTTCATGGGACTCAA ctttaaaaaaagctgGGGCTGTGGGACAGAGAGAACTGCTAAAGAAAAAGCTGCATACAACGTGCTGAaggcagaaatgaagaaattaggCCCTATCTCTTATGCTGAATTCAATGTCCTCCTaatgtttgttttgctggttCTCTTGTGGTTTTCCAGACACCCAGGCTTTGTAAAAGGCTGGGCCGCCAGGCTCTTCCCAGAAGGAGAAAA gtATATCACTGATTCTGCTCCTGCTGTGTTTATTGCCCTGCTACTGTTTATCCTTCCGGCTAATAAACCCAAATTCATAGGCTGGAATCCAAGCATGTCTGACCCTGAACAGGCTGAAGAAG AtataaaaaagccatttttatcaGCCCCGCTGCTAGACTGGAATGTGGTTCAGAGGAAGATGCCCTGGAGcattgtgctgctgctgggaggaggtTTTGCTTTGGCTGATGCAAGCGCA aaCTCTGGGCTCTCAGCTTGGCTGGGTCATCAAATGACTCCACTAGGATCTATCCCACCATGGGCCATTGCAACGGTACTTTCACTTATTATCGCAGTCTTCACCGAATGCACCAGCAATGTCGCCACAGCCACCCTCTTCCTCCCTGTCTTCTCATCCATG GCTGCATCTGTGAAGATCCACCCCTTGTATGTTATGCTGCCCGGCACTCTCAGCGCTTCCTTTGCCTTCATGTTACCTGTTGCAACACCGCCAAACGCGATAGTGTTCTCCTACGGCCACATCCGTGTTTTGGATATG GTTAGATCTGGAATAGTGATGAACATCATTGGAGTCTTCTGTGTCACACTGGCCATCAACACATGGGGAAGACCTATGTTTGAGCTGGACACGTTCCCAGCCTGGGCAAACAGCACAGCGAACCAGTGA